The DNA region aggctcagccctgtgtgtgtctgtgcccaGTTTTTCACAGGCTGGTGGATCATGATCGACGCTGCCGTGGTCTATCCCAAGCCGGAGCAGCTGAACCACGCCTTCCACACCTGCGGGGTCTTCTCCACCCTGGCCTTCTTCATGtgagtgctggggacagggctcaccacagagccaccagcagcagccaggctttgCTGGCAGGGTGGATGAATCACAGACTCccagaatgggttgggttgggagggacctcagggcccacccagtgccagccctgcttggcagggacacctcccactgtgccaggctgctccagccccagtgtccagcctggcctgggatgGAGAATGCAGTGCTTACCTCAATATGGAACAATTCACTGCATTTCCCTCTGTTTTTACAAGTTTTACAGCTGTTCCTTGCCCAAAACTTTCTCAAATGGGAGGGGAAGCAATAGCCTGGCTCTTGTTGTGGAGATGTAAATAAAAGTAACACCTTCTATTGAATCATTCAGCATTGGCAAGAAAAAGGGATGACTTGGGATTTGTGACTAGACAGAATGCCAGGGAATTTCCCAGAGTTTGtcacatgttaaaaaaaaaaaaaaaaaaaaaaaaaaaaagctggggTTTTACTTAGAACTCCAAATTGATTTTCTGTTGTGTCTCCTTTTTTTGCCCCCAGGATAAATGCTGTATCAAATGCACAGGTGAGAGGAGACAGCTACAGTGATGGATGCTTAGGAAGAACAGGTAAATTAACTCTACAAATCCTGCTCAGGTGATCATTTACCTGCTGGGGGTTTTTCCAGGTCCTGGTGAAAGAAGTAATCAGGAGATAAGGAGTAGGAGAGAACTTCTGTGAATTAGTTTTACAGAATTAACCCCTGGAGATAAGTGCTGGCTTTGTTAGAAAGGGAACTTGGTGAAAATTCAGCTTCTGGATGTCTGGGCTTCCTAAACTTTCCCTGCAAatcctggagagctgctgggagaatCCAGTTCCTGCCTgggggtggctgtggagcagccattccctggggatgtgtcacaaacatttccatttccctgtgtcactgctgagggtgtccctgcacctgctgtcccctctgcttcCATTCACAATTCCCTTTCTATTTCCCACATGGATcccagcagccttttccatggCATTTGTGAATTTGGAGGGATTTGCTGCCATTTGGAGTGGCCTGTGGTGCTTTTTGTGTGTCCTTCATGTTCCAGCTCAGAGAACCTCGGCACAGGAatatccttccttccttccttccttccttccttccttccttccttccttccttccttccttccttccttccttccttccttccttccttccttccttccttccttccttccttccttccttccttccttccttccttccttccttccttccttccttccttccttccttccttccttccttccttccttccttccttccttccttccttccttccttccttccttccttccttccttccttccttccttccttccttccttccttccttccttccttccttccttccttccttccttccttccttccttccttccttccttccttccttccttccttccctccttccctccttccctccttccctccttccctccttccttccctccttccttccttccttccttccttccttccctccctccttccctccctccttgtgGATTTATCCTTGGGTTTAACCCTTTCCAGTTGTGCCTTTAGTGAGCTCCTGTGTGCCAtcctcccagaggagcagctggattctctgtccctgtggaTAAAATCCACATTTCACTCTCCCTGCAGGGGCTCGGATCTGGCTCTTCATCGGCTTCATGTTGATGTTTGGATCCCTCATTGCTTCCATGTGGATTCTCTTTGGAGCATATGTCACACAGAGTAAGTCTGCCTGCTTGCTCCTCTGCAAAGTGCTGCCCTTGCCAGCTTTGGCAGGAAATCACAGGGAGGGAAGCCTGGGGTCTGGGAAACGTGAGCCACAGCATCCAGGCTGTAGTCTGAGATGGACACTGGAATATCCTGTTAAACCCAGCTCCCTGTAGCTGGAATATCCTGTTAAACCCAGCTCCCAGTAACTGGAATATCCTGTTAAAcacagctcccaggagctggaATTTGGAATATCCTGTTAAACCCAGCTCCCAGTAACTGGAATATCCTGTTAAACCCAGCTCCCTGTAGCTGGAATATCCTGTTAAACCCAGCTCCCAGTAACTGGAATATCCTGTTAAACCCAGCTCCCTGTAACTGGAATATCCTGTTAAacccagctcccaggagctggaATTTGGAATATCCTGTTAAACCCAGCTCCCAGTAACTGGAATATCCTGTTAAACCCAGCTCCCAGTTACTGGAATACCCTGTTAAATCCACCAGATTTAAATCAGAACTAAAGCACTGAGTGtttcctctgttcctctctgcaGACACTAATGTGTACCCTGGATTAGCAGTGTTTTTCCAGAatgcattaatatttttcaggtaAGTTACCTGGGCAGATTGGCCTCTTTCCAGAGGGACTTTGCTGCTTCCATGCATTGACATTCCAGGTTTGATttgccctggccaggctctgggctccctcccTCGTTGGTGCAGCTGTctctgctcccctgggtgtgcagctctgggatgtggGTGCCCAGGGAAGCACAGAGTTCTGCACGAGGGATTGCCAGTGATTTTGGTTTTGGACAATGGCCATCACTCACCTCTGCCCTGCAGTCCCTTGGctcccctcccagcagagccagctggggGATCCCATTCCCCTTTTCCAGACTGTTTCACACCAGTGGCTCAGGTCTCTGGTGCTTGATATTCCCTGAATTTCCCTTCACTGGCTGAGCCTGCAGCTATAAAGAGTGAGAATTCATTTTTGTGAGAGcatgctgctgtgttttgtaaCAGCACACTggatttatttcaaataatattattaaatcTGTCATGTAACAGTTGAAAATCGATTTGGAGTCTCTAATAACTCCTTTTAGCTGTGGAATGCATTTAGCAGTCCATGGGTTTTATGAATAAAAGGCACTGAAAGTGTTAAACAGTGTCAGTTCCAAGGTGAGTCACTGGAAGTTTCACCTCacctcctttcttctttcagttCCTGGCTgatccttttccttcctccccacaCCAGGTGCTTTGCAGTGACCTGCATGGGCTCTGGGAAATGAGGATATtcctgcagggaacagcagctcctAAACCCCCACTCTGGGACTGAGAAGGGAAGCTGCTGAAGGCAGATTTGTGCCTGAAGTTTTTTATTTACAATCCCagaaggtttgggttggaagggaccttaaatcccagccagtcccacctgggcagggacaccttcccctaccccaggtggctccaaccctgtccagcctggcctgggacactccagcatggggcagccacaacatTTGGGGCATTTGGGGTCTGATTCTCTGCCCCAGGCTTCACATTCCTTCTGATTTGTTCATAGAAATggaattgtttaggttttatcCCAGCACATCCTGCCACGCTGAGCTGGTTCCCAGGCAGCAGAGTGAGGCTTGCTGCTCTGGACTCCTTGGATTTCACAACTCCCAGGCTTTTCCTCCACCAGGGCTGTGAGAGTGGCTGTTTTTGTGTTTGGGCTTCAGctggctcccacagctccagccatgcaCAGGAAATCAAACATAAACACCAACAAATCCTGATCTGACTAAAACTTCATGGCTGGGCTGTTGATTGCACAGGGTAAGGTTCAGGGATACCGTTAAAGTCACCCAATGTGTGgtctgatttttatttctcttttccccctcaGCACCCTGATCTACAAGTTTGGGAGGACAGAagagctgtggggctgagctcccTTGCCCACAGCTGCCACGTGGCTCTCGTGTGTAGATAACTCACAGCCCCTTGTCCTTGGTTTGCTTCCCAGCCTGGCGGGACTGAGACAATTCCAGGCTCTGTGTGAGGCCCTCCCGTGCCAGGACACACTTGTGAATGTGTGCACAGGACAGGATCTGTCCTTTCCAAGGGGAGGGCAGGCTGccagccttccctgctcaggctccagcttcctcctgcagcttctgCTCCACAGCTCCACCCGTGTCCAGGCTTCTGTGAACAGTAGTGAGCAACCAggacagagccagcccagccctgctgggctcagagccgattttaaacattttatattATTGTTCAGGTAAAAataaagtagatttttttttcttcttttggtaAAAGGTTATGGGTTTTTAAGCAAGTCCCTACACTCAGCAGGTTGTGCATGGCAAAGCAAAGTATTCCTGACTTGTGATGGCTCTGGCACAAAGGACATTTGCTGGCACCACAGTCCTTGGAATTAATTTCATGCTGCTCAGTGTAAGAGATACCAGTTGGTATTTAATGTATTTCCTGATATTAGaataaaaaaactccaacaaacTGATGCCAGTTGTACTTGATATGGAGAATAAATGAGTCAGAGCAGTGTCTTGCTACTCATGCCAGTGGCACTGTCTCCAGGGGCAGCTGTTTGCTGATAAATCAGTTTTCCTGACCTGTTCCCTCTCTGATTACAAAGTGAGGTATGGATGGATTCATTGCTCACAGTCCAAGCTTGTAATAATTTCAAGTTTCAATAAATTCTAGGAGTGACTCACACCCAGTTTTAGGGCTGCTGTTGTCTCagttaaaatgtatttctcttACATTTTATGAGTGTTTGCATTAATGAATTATTGAGATCCAGTTTCATCTCAGTGGAGTGAAGCAGAAAGTGAGGCTGAGGATGTCTGATGTCCCTGGAGTGTCCCTGCAGATCCATTTGCTGGGGGGAGTCCTTCTCACGAGGTCTCTGTGGTTTGTTCTCTGTGCTTGTTACAGCATTTGCCTCTCCCCTGGCCCCCGAGGCTTTCACAATTCCCCACAtgcaggctgctgctcagaggTGTCAGAGCTGAGTGGgaatgctgggctgggatcccAAGGATTGGATCTGTTCCCCAGGGGAACACCTGATGTACCTGTGTGATCCCAAGGATTGGATCTGTTCCCCAAGGATTGGATCTGTTCCCCAGGGGAACACCTGATGGAGGCTGTGTGATCCCAAGGATTGGATCTGTTCCCCAGGGGAACACCTGATGTACCTGTGTGATCCCAAGGATTGGATCTGTTCCCCAGGGGAACACCTGATGCACCTGTGTGATCCCAAGGATTGGATCTGTTCTGCACCTGATGTACCTGTGTGATCCCAAGGATTGGATCTGTTCCCCAAGGATTGGATCTGTTCCCCAAGGGAACACCTGATGTACCTGTGTGATCCCAAGGATTGGATCTGTTCCCCAGGGGAACACCTGATGCACCTGTGTGATCCCAAGGATTGGATCTGTTCTGCACCTGATGTACCTGTGTGATCCCAAGGATTGGATCTGTTCCCCAAGGATTGGATCTGTTCCCCAAGGGAACACCTGATGTACCCTGTGTGATCCCAAGGATTGGATCTGTTCCCCAAGGGAACACCTGATGTACCTGTGTGATCCCAAGGATTGGATCTGTTCCCCAAGGATTGGATCTGTTCCCCAAGGGAACACCTGATGTACCTGTGTGATCCCAAGGATTGGATCTGTTCTGCAGCTGATGAAgtttctggcagctgctggcctgggctgttctggaagggctgggacagtggcacctcagctctgccagggccctCCAACCAGGCACTTACACAAACCCCAcattttttattggtttttttaaacaattcaTATCAAAcccagggaaaagaaaaatcaaataatcCCATTTTTTTTAGTACAGAAGAGGTTCACTTGTTCTTTGTGCTTTATTGGACACTCCAGACCCCACAGGGGGTGATGTGGGGTTTAACTTGGGCTCTTCTGCTTTAAGGCACTAAAACCAAAACTCTCAGTCAACTTCTCTTCTTCCGGTGCTCAGCAAGAGGTTTTAGTGTCTGACAGGGGCTGATAAATGTTGGAAAAGCTCAGAATAAAATTCCTCTCAGGTCCTTTTTGGTGTGCAgggccctgcctggctgcagcagcagattaAAGCTCCAGGAGGGTGGGAGGAGGCAGATAAGGGCAGACATCTCTGGGAGGGGCTCTTGGCACAGCTGCACCCCAGGAAAGTACCCACAAACTCCTTTTGAGTTTGTCCTGCACTCAAAATGAACCAGAACAGCAGACTGGGGTGGGTATGATGGGCGTGTTATTGCCAGCAGAAACCAAACAGTGTCAATGGAATTCACTCCCTGAAAAATGCCAGGTCACCCCACATCAATAAAGTGCAGTTATTCCTCCAAGATGGGGTGGGAATCCACCCTTTCATCCTTGGCTCCAGGCAGTTTAGTGTTCCTTCCCTTCCACCTTCCCTCTTCCCAGTGCTTCTGGcacagtgaggggctgggagagctgggcagagccccgggagcatCAGGGGCTGGCTTCAGGATGGTCCTGTGGCCCCAGGGCTGGTCTGTGATGCCAGGGAGCTCCTGTAATGTCCAGGGGTTCATGTCCAGCATTCTCCTGTGATGCCAGCTCTGTTCCTCAGTGTTCAggcctgtcctggcagcagccccagggcaggtgaTGCTCACTGGGgtggccctgccctgtccctgcaggtgttgGCTGGAGCATCCTCCCCGTCCTGGCCAGGTTCCTCTCCGAgcaccaggggctggggctcctcctcagctgggctctgcagctcctccaggccagcccagccaggctccctCAGGAACTGGGGAAACACAAAAcaccagggcagctcctgttggaaaccccagagccagcaaagcgctccagcccagagcccacagcaggagcagccacccCAATACCCCATCCTTAACACTGAAcaaggaaaatgtttaaaaacccCCTTATTTCTGtgagggaaataaataaattattcctcTAAAATCCCTTCAGGTGAGTTAAAGCAGCTGCAGTTCCTCAttggctttttggttttgttttttttttttttttttttttttttttttttttttttttataaattttggCCAATCTTCCCATGTCAGCTGAAATCCCTCTGAGTCATGAGCAAACCCCTTGCAGCTGGAGAtgctcagctgcagcaatgcagcacctgcagcaatgcagcacctgcagcaatGGGAATAAATCAAATAAAGGCTGGAAACCAAAGCAAGCAGCTCCTGAAAAGTGGGACAAATTAAATCAGGTTTGATTCAGGCTCCACTTCCTCTGCAGCCACCACAAGGCCAATGAACCCCTTTGCTCTCtgtcctgccccatcccaggctgATCCCTTTTATTAATTCACATTTTAAACACTCTGCCAgttcccttcttttcctttcagtgtcctgccccatcccaggctgATCCCTTTTATTAATTCCCATTTTAAACACTCTGCCCgttcccttttcccctctgtcctgccccATTCCAGGCTGATCCCTTTTATTAATTCACATTTTAAACACTCTGCCAGTTCCTttttccctctgtcctgccccatcccaggctgATCCCATTTATTAATTCACATTTTaagccctctgccaggccctgctgtgcaggcatCCACTGTTGCTGCTCATTAATCTGGGAAATTCAGTTTCAGAAATTCAGAACACAGGAGGAGCCTCAGTCCTGGCAGGTGCTTTGCAGGACAGGCTGCACTGTTTGGATATCCtccacaattatttttttattattattattttaataccCAGCAcaacttttttattattaagaCCATGtacacttattttaaaaattattttaaaacccagaacaattatttttaaactattttaataCCCTATAAAACGACTTTCTTATTTACTTTTCATCTTATTTTACTATCctctaaaataataataataataataataataataataataataataataataataataataataataataataataataataataattttatttttattattattatccatacaatgattattttattattattaataccCTGTACAAAATTTTTTTACTATATGAATACTCTgtacaaagattttttttactattttcttAGCCTGTAcaaggatttttaaattattattttttacaaggatattttactattttaacatacttattttttttactgttttaataCCCTGcacaatgaatttttttttattttaatacctTGTAGAAgtagtttttaattattttaatacctTACACAATCTTTTTACTGTTTTAATACCCTGTACAAGgatattttactattttaatataattacaGGGATTTTTTACTCTTAATATCTTGCtcaattatttattaattattttaatatcttcCACAAAGAGTTTTTAATTTATGTAATACCCGAcaaattttttttactgctttaaTACTCTGTACAAGGAgattttttactgttttaataATCTGTACAAGgaatatttttactattttaataCCCTGCACAAGgatattttactattttattataattacagggattttttttactattttaatcATTGtacaaggatttttttcattattttcataccctgcacaaagatttttttactattttaatataatcacagggaatttttttttctattttaataattgtaaaaaattattgtaaatcaCTGTAAAGaatcaaggattttttttcattattttaataccCTGCacaaagattttttaaactattttaatataattacagggactttgtttttttaaactattttaataattgtacaa from Melospiza georgiana isolate bMelGeo1 chromosome 2, bMelGeo1.pri, whole genome shotgun sequence includes:
- the TMEM50B gene encoding transmembrane protein 50B, with amino-acid sequence MAGFLDNFRWPECECIDWSERRNAIASIVAGVLFFTGWWIMIDAAVVYPKPEQLNHAFHTCGVFSTLAFFMINAVSNAQVRGDSYSDGCLGRTGARIWLFIGFMLMFGSLIASMWILFGAYVTQNTNVYPGLAVFFQNALIFFSTLIYKFGRTEELWG